In a genomic window of Flavobacterium lipolyticum:
- a CDS encoding SRPBCC domain-containing protein, with amino-acid sequence METLEFKIRIKAPIEKVWAVLWDEETYKKWTGSFCEGSYAISKWNQGDKIHFLSPNGEGMNSVIETKIPNEYMAFKHIGEIKDFKELPLDEETKKWTGAMETYRLTADDEFTDLVAQVDVVEKYIDYFKEAFPKGLETAKELSEK; translated from the coding sequence ATGGAAACATTAGAATTTAAAATTAGAATTAAAGCCCCGATAGAAAAAGTTTGGGCAGTTTTATGGGACGAGGAAACGTATAAGAAGTGGACAGGATCTTTTTGCGAAGGTTCATATGCCATAAGTAAATGGAATCAGGGCGATAAAATACATTTCTTGTCTCCAAATGGAGAAGGAATGAACAGTGTCATTGAAACGAAAATTCCAAATGAGTATATGGCTTTTAAACATATAGGCGAAATTAAAGACTTTAAAGAATTGCCTCTTGACGAAGAAACCAAAAAATGGACAGGTGCTATGGAAACGTATCGATTGACAGCCGATGACGAATTTACTGATTTGGTAGCTCAGGTAGATGTAGTCGAAAAATACATCGATTATTTTAAGGAAGCATTTCCAAAGGGACTGGAGACCGCTAAAGAACTCTCAGAAAAATAA
- a CDS encoding VOC family protein: MTKQIWLNLPVKEVAKSKAFFSEIGFSFNEEHDTPKSTCMVIGEGKFVVMLFEEKLFTSFSHNQLTDTKTSTEVLISIDAESTAEVDELARKVKQAGGTVFAPPSESQGWMYGCGFADLDGHRWNVLFMDFSKLS, from the coding sequence ATGACAAAACAAATTTGGCTGAATTTGCCAGTAAAAGAGGTGGCAAAATCAAAGGCTTTTTTTTCGGAAATAGGATTCTCTTTTAATGAAGAACACGACACACCAAAGTCAACTTGTATGGTGATTGGAGAAGGAAAATTTGTAGTAATGCTTTTTGAAGAAAAATTGTTTACCAGTTTTTCTCATAATCAACTAACAGATACTAAAACAAGTACAGAAGTTCTGATCTCGATTGATGCTGAAAGTACTGCTGAAGTAGATGAACTGGCAAGGAAAGTTAAACAAGCCGGAGGAACTGTTTTTGCTCCACCGTCAGAAAGCCAAGGATGGATGTACGGCTGCGGTTTTGCAGATTTAGACGGTCATCGATGGAATGTTTTATTTATGGATTTTAGTAAACTATCATGA
- a CDS encoding SRPBCC family protein: MITVQNTINASVDKVWEFWTAPEHITKWNFASPDWHTPHAENDLRVGGKFTSTMAAKDGSMSFDFGGEYTVVEQNKAIEYILEDGRKVEITFKETPSGVEVIEKFDPETENSEEMQRGGWQAIMDNFKSYTESN; this comes from the coding sequence ATGATAACAGTACAAAACACGATTAATGCATCAGTAGACAAAGTTTGGGAATTTTGGACAGCACCGGAACACATTACAAAATGGAATTTTGCTTCTCCGGATTGGCATACACCTCATGCTGAAAATGATCTGAGAGTTGGAGGGAAATTTACATCAACTATGGCAGCAAAAGACGGCAGTATGAGTTTCGATTTTGGAGGAGAGTACACTGTAGTAGAGCAGAATAAAGCGATTGAATACATTTTAGAAGATGGAAGAAAAGTTGAAATTACTTTTAAAGAAACACCGAGCGGAGTTGAGGTAATTGAAAAATTTGATCCCGAAACAGAAAACTCTGAAGAAATGCAGCGTGGAGGCTGGCAAGCCATCATGGATAATTTTAAAAGTTATACCGAAAGTAATTAG
- a CDS encoding VOC family protein, with the protein MATAVNPYLIFNGNCEEAFLFYQSVFGGEFPYIGRFNEMPEGEEGCGAPVSEKDANRIMHVSLPIGNTILMGSDSSEQSGDVTFGGNFSISINVDSAAEGDRIFNGLSAGGTVYMPMAKTFWGAYFGMFKDKFDVSWMVNFDENQAG; encoded by the coding sequence ATGGCAACAGCAGTAAACCCTTATTTAATTTTTAACGGAAATTGCGAAGAAGCATTTCTGTTTTATCAATCCGTTTTTGGAGGAGAATTTCCGTATATCGGAAGATTTAATGAAATGCCGGAAGGCGAGGAAGGATGTGGTGCTCCGGTATCTGAAAAAGATGCTAACCGAATCATGCACGTCTCATTGCCAATTGGAAACACCATCCTGATGGGAAGCGACAGCAGTGAGCAATCCGGAGATGTAACCTTTGGAGGTAATTTCTCCATTTCCATAAATGTGGACAGTGCAGCAGAAGGAGATCGTATTTTTAACGGACTTTCGGCAGGAGGGACTGTTTATATGCCGATGGCAAAAACCTTTTGGGGAGCTTATTTTGGAATGTTCAAAGATAAGTTTGATGTAAGCTGGATGGTTAACTTTGATGAAAACCAGGCAGGTTAA
- a CDS encoding SRPBCC domain-containing protein, translating into MITVQNTINAAVNKVWKFWTAPEHIVRWSFGSPDWYTPHAENDLKAGGKFKYTMAAKDGTATFDFEGVYIRVETFVLIEYKLSDNRTGSVHFKESDEKVILTEVFQPETENPENMQQQWCQAVIDCFKEYVENN; encoded by the coding sequence ATGATAACCGTACAAAACACGATTAACGCAGCTGTAAACAAAGTCTGGAAATTTTGGACAGCGCCGGAACATATTGTAAGATGGAGTTTTGGTTCTCCGGACTGGTACACCCCTCATGCCGAAAATGATTTGAAGGCTGGAGGTAAATTCAAATATACGATGGCTGCGAAAGACGGAACTGCCACTTTTGATTTTGAAGGAGTTTATATCCGGGTAGAAACTTTTGTATTAATAGAGTATAAACTATCCGATAACAGAACCGGAAGTGTTCATTTTAAAGAAAGTGATGAAAAAGTAATTCTCACAGAAGTATTTCAACCTGAAACAGAAAACCCTGAAAACATGCAGCAGCAATGGTGTCAGGCTGTGATTGACTGTTTTAAAGAGTATGTTGAGAATAACTAA
- a CDS encoding GlxA family transcriptional regulator, translating into MTKKVGLIVPHDYKLLSIAAILEVFETANKLAKEDEKPFEIMVFQLTEQIKEANLFGYKVNPIEGSATILELILIPAFTTDNMSEMITKNKNFIPWLKKHHQSGAELASFCTGAFLFAASGLLNEKLATTHVDACSAFTKAFPLVKLKPEETLTADGSLYTSGGSTSTFHLLILLVQKYCGNEIAVQIAKIFSIDLNRYKQSYFSTFRPNHLHNDALVAMLQQKIESQYHTIEKLEEITKDIPTSTRNMTRRFKQVTGIPPIEYLQNIRVESSKKYLEQTQLSISEIIEKTGYNDPKAFRKVFYKMVGMKPIEYREKFRVQ; encoded by the coding sequence ATGACTAAGAAAGTAGGATTAATTGTTCCGCACGACTATAAATTACTAAGTATAGCGGCCATTTTAGAAGTTTTTGAAACTGCCAACAAACTTGCTAAAGAAGACGAAAAGCCTTTTGAGATTATGGTATTTCAATTGACAGAACAGATCAAAGAAGCAAATTTGTTTGGCTATAAAGTAAATCCGATTGAAGGTTCTGCAACTATCCTTGAACTTATTCTAATTCCGGCTTTTACTACGGATAATATGAGCGAAATGATCACAAAAAACAAAAACTTTATTCCATGGCTCAAAAAGCACCATCAGTCCGGTGCCGAGTTGGCCAGTTTTTGTACGGGTGCCTTTTTGTTTGCCGCATCCGGTTTGCTTAACGAAAAGTTGGCCACAACTCATGTCGATGCCTGCAGTGCTTTTACCAAAGCGTTCCCACTCGTAAAATTGAAGCCCGAAGAAACTTTAACGGCCGACGGTAGTTTGTATACCAGCGGAGGCTCTACCTCAACATTTCACCTGTTGATTCTTTTGGTTCAGAAATATTGTGGAAATGAGATTGCAGTTCAGATTGCAAAGATTTTTTCGATCGACCTAAACCGATACAAGCAGAGTTATTTCAGTACTTTTAGACCCAACCATTTGCACAATGATGCTTTAGTTGCCATGCTGCAGCAAAAAATAGAAAGTCAGTACCATACGATCGAAAAACTGGAAGAAATCACCAAAGACATTCCTACCAGCACCCGAAATATGACGCGACGCTTCAAACAGGTTACCGGCATCCCGCCTATTGAATACCTGCAAAATATAAGAGTCGAAAGTTCAAAGAAATATCTAGAACAAACGCAACTTTCGATTTCTGAAATTATTGAAAAAACCGGCTATAATGACCCTAAAGCCTTTAGGAAAGTTTTTTATAAAATGGTAGGCATGAAACCTATTGAGTATCGGGAGAAGTTTAGGGTGCAGTAA
- the serB gene encoding phosphoserine phosphatase SerB, whose amino-acid sequence MATEDKEIILLKVSGHDKIGVTAGLTAVLATYDANILDIGQADIHDTLSLGILFEIQAGSSSGPVLKDLLFKAYELEIKVKFIPISIEDYEKWVKSQSKQRYIINILGEKLAASQLAAVTKIMSAQNLNIDSIIRLTGRTSIVDLEEYPRSCIQLSVTGEIVNKIDMTASFMEISRTLNVDISFQEDNIYRRNRRLVCFDMDSTLIQTEVIDELAELNGVGDQVRAITESAMNGEIDFNESFKQRMALLEGLSEDVLQNVALNLPITKGAHRLMKALKYYGYKTAILSGGFTYFGEYLQKELGIDYVHANKLEIKDGKLTGKYIGDIVDGQKKAEYLKAIADKEGIHINQTIAVGDGANDLPMINLAGLGIAFHAKPKVKENAATSISSLGLDGVLYLLGYHDRYIDMM is encoded by the coding sequence ATGGCAACAGAAGATAAAGAGATTATTTTATTAAAAGTTTCAGGACATGATAAAATAGGAGTAACAGCAGGTTTAACCGCTGTATTGGCAACTTATGATGCAAATATTTTAGATATTGGTCAGGCTGATATTCATGATACACTTTCTCTGGGAATTTTATTTGAAATTCAGGCAGGTTCCTCTTCCGGCCCCGTTTTAAAAGATTTATTGTTCAAAGCTTATGAATTAGAAATTAAAGTAAAATTTATTCCAATTTCTATCGAGGATTACGAAAAGTGGGTGAAATCACAATCCAAACAACGTTATATTATCAATATTTTGGGCGAAAAACTGGCTGCTTCTCAATTGGCTGCCGTAACCAAAATAATGTCGGCCCAAAATCTGAACATTGATTCTATCATAAGATTAACAGGAAGAACTTCTATTGTAGATCTGGAAGAATATCCTCGTTCCTGCATACAATTGTCCGTGACCGGAGAGATCGTAAATAAGATTGACATGACAGCAAGTTTTATGGAAATTTCCAGAACTTTAAATGTGGATATTTCCTTTCAGGAAGACAATATTTACAGACGAAACAGGCGTTTAGTTTGCTTCGATATGGATTCGACTTTAATTCAGACCGAAGTAATCGACGAACTGGCTGAGCTGAACGGAGTGGGAGATCAGGTTAGAGCTATCACAGAATCAGCAATGAATGGCGAGATTGACTTCAACGAAAGTTTCAAACAGCGTATGGCATTGCTCGAAGGATTGAGCGAAGATGTTTTGCAGAATGTAGCCCTCAATTTACCAATTACAAAAGGAGCGCACCGCTTAATGAAAGCCCTGAAATATTATGGATACAAAACCGCAATTTTGTCCGGAGGATTTACCTATTTTGGTGAGTATCTTCAAAAAGAATTGGGCATCGATTATGTTCATGCCAATAAATTAGAGATAAAAGACGGTAAACTTACCGGAAAATATATAGGCGATATTGTAGACGGTCAAAAGAAGGCCGAATACCTTAAAGCAATCGCCGACAAAGAAGGAATTCACATCAACCAGACCATTGCGGTTGGAGATGGTGCCAATGATTTGCCAATGATCAATTTAGCAGGTTTGGGAATCGCTTTTCATGCCAAACCAAAAGTAAAAGAAAATGCAGCAACGTCAATTTCAAGTTTGGGTCTTGACGGAGTTTTGTATTTATTAGGCTACCATGACAGGTATATCGATATGATGTAA
- a CDS encoding redox-active disulfide protein 2, with product MSNKKFSEMTTEELRKSEKVSKSAAYAFAVIFLLLIIANIYLVFLKGFSAVQIVPIALLPLLLLIFKTSKDIKTELKSREK from the coding sequence ATGAGCAACAAAAAATTTAGTGAAATGACTACTGAAGAGTTACGTAAAAGCGAAAAAGTATCAAAATCAGCCGCGTATGCATTTGCCGTAATTTTTCTTTTATTAATTATCGCTAACATCTACCTTGTATTTTTAAAAGGATTTAGCGCTGTTCAAATTGTTCCTATTGCCTTGCTACCGCTACTTCTTTTAATTTTTAAGACTTCAAAAGACATTAAAACTGAATTGAAATCCAGAGAGAAATAA